One Limisphaerales bacterium DNA window includes the following coding sequences:
- a CDS encoding MazG family protein, whose translation MAKKKKAIDELLAVMARLRAPDGCPWDQEQDHQSIRLNAIEEVYELVDAIEADDDVEMVEELGDVLLQVVFHAQMAKERGAFDFEQVARGIADKLVRRHPHVFGELDVNDVNDVDGVWRQWEKIKISEKAGTDRERTSAFDGIPRHLPALMRAHELTKKARKHGLLPQGRKGGAKTKLAKELFALAQRAQANGWQAEALLRAETAKREKVLRIKEKARQKRA comes from the coding sequence ATGGCAAAGAAGAAAAAAGCCATCGATGAATTACTCGCCGTGATGGCCCGCTTGCGCGCGCCGGATGGCTGCCCGTGGGATCAGGAGCAAGATCATCAGAGCATTCGCCTCAACGCCATCGAGGAAGTTTACGAATTGGTCGATGCCATCGAGGCGGATGATGACGTGGAGATGGTCGAGGAATTGGGCGACGTGCTGTTGCAGGTTGTGTTCCATGCGCAAATGGCCAAGGAGCGCGGGGCGTTTGATTTTGAACAAGTGGCGCGCGGCATCGCCGATAAACTGGTGCGCCGACATCCGCACGTGTTTGGCGAATTGGATGTGAACGATGTGAACGATGTGGACGGCGTGTGGCGGCAGTGGGAGAAAATTAAAATTTCTGAAAAAGCCGGAACCGATCGTGAACGCACCTCCGCTTTCGATGGCATCCCCCGCCATTTACCGGCACTAATGCGGGCGCACGAACTCACCAAAAAAGCCCGCAAGCACGGACTCTTACCTCAGGGCCGAAAGGGTGGGGCAAAGACAAAGTTGGCAAAGGAGTTGTTTGCACTGGCCCAACGCGCGCAGGCAAATGGTTGGCAGGCGGAGGCACTACTGCGGGCGGAAACGGCTAAGCGCGAAAAGGTTTTGCGAATAAAGGAGAAGGCTCGACAAAAGCGCGCCTGA
- the proB gene encoding glutamate 5-kinase, producing the protein MRAKLLMDTPLVVVKLGSGILTDARNRLAASRIKQLVAQIARARKGGREVVLVSSGAVAAGMEALGCKKRPSRLAELQACAAVGQSRLMARYEEFFATHKLQAAQVLLTHADLQDYDRHLNARNTLMALLDRGVVPVINENDAVTFTELTVGDNDKLSALVAALLPANLLVQLTTADGLVRNFGKSNARLISTVRNIDDSIRRLARGTQSATSIGGMASKVDAAQIAGRAGIPMVIANGVKRGQLTQVLAGENVGTLFVPGGDKLKGRKRWIAFFHHPAGALVVDDGAKAALRERGKSLLSMGIADCEGEFAAGDVVRVCDGNGTGFAQGITRFSKTEIENGNAGKVVVHRDDLVIL; encoded by the coding sequence ATGCGCGCTAAGCTCCTTATGGATACCCCGTTGGTGGTGGTGAAGCTTGGTTCCGGCATTCTCACCGATGCCCGAAACCGGCTAGCGGCGTCACGCATCAAACAACTCGTCGCCCAAATCGCCCGGGCGCGAAAGGGAGGCCGCGAGGTGGTGCTCGTCAGTTCCGGTGCAGTGGCCGCCGGGATGGAGGCGCTCGGTTGCAAAAAACGCCCATCGCGTTTGGCGGAATTACAGGCATGCGCCGCGGTCGGCCAATCTCGATTGATGGCGCGATACGAGGAATTCTTTGCCACTCACAAACTCCAAGCTGCGCAGGTGCTGCTTACGCACGCGGACTTGCAGGATTACGATCGTCATCTCAATGCGCGCAATACATTGATGGCCTTGCTTGATCGCGGCGTAGTGCCGGTCATCAATGAAAACGATGCGGTCACGTTTACTGAATTAACCGTGGGGGATAACGACAAGCTCTCGGCATTAGTGGCCGCGCTGTTGCCCGCAAATTTATTGGTGCAGCTCACCACCGCCGATGGCTTGGTGCGCAATTTTGGGAAATCGAATGCGCGCCTTATTTCAACCGTACGCAACATTGACGACTCCATTCGCCGTCTCGCGCGCGGCACCCAAAGCGCCACAAGCATCGGCGGCATGGCGAGCAAAGTGGACGCCGCACAAATCGCCGGTCGCGCAGGCATCCCAATGGTTATCGCCAACGGCGTGAAGCGCGGGCAACTCACCCAAGTATTGGCGGGGGAAAATGTTGGAACCCTCTTTGTGCCGGGCGGGGACAAGCTCAAAGGCCGCAAGCGGTGGATTGCTTTTTTCCATCATCCGGCGGGCGCGCTCGTGGTCGATGATGGTGCGAAGGCTGCGCTGCGCGAACGTGGCAAGAGTTTGCTTTCGATGGGCATCGCGGACTGCGAGGGCGAGTTTGCGGCGGGCGATGTGGTGCGGGTTTGCGATGGCAATGGAACTGGTTTTGCGCAGGGCATCACGCGTTTTTCAAAAACAGAAATCGAAAATGGCAACGCGGGCAAAGTGGTGGTGCATCGCGATGACCTCGTGATTTTGTAG
- a CDS encoding M42 family metallopeptidase, translating to MRKESLNFLEELVNTPSPTSYETRGQRVWLDYVGEYADEVAHDEYGNCVATLNPGGGPRIMLAGHADEIALSVNYIDDNGFIWVKRMGGVDAIVSKAQRVTVHNAKGSVLGVVGNPPPHMQRVDGEPKVPKIHDLYIDIGCSTRKAAEKRVRVGDPITVNQNFEMLHGDLAVGRAFDNRIGTWAVAEALRLLKASKKKLNAEICAVSNTMEEVGLFGARQIAYSLDPDVALVVDVTHATDYPGINKQVHGDVKMGKGPTLTHGTCNHPEVVKRLEAVAKKARIPVQHETVSATSGTDTDAIFWTRGGIPSALISLPNRYMHSPVELVNLKDLDQVAKLMAGFSESVKKDDLFTVNI from the coding sequence ATGCGCAAAGAATCACTCAATTTTTTGGAAGAACTCGTCAACACGCCCAGCCCCACCAGCTACGAAACGCGTGGCCAACGTGTATGGCTGGATTATGTCGGGGAATACGCCGACGAAGTGGCCCACGACGAATACGGCAACTGCGTCGCCACGCTTAACCCCGGTGGCGGACCGCGCATTATGCTAGCGGGGCACGCGGATGAGATTGCACTTTCGGTGAACTACATTGACGACAACGGTTTCATTTGGGTGAAACGCATGGGCGGCGTGGACGCCATTGTAAGCAAAGCCCAACGCGTAACAGTGCATAATGCCAAAGGATCGGTGCTCGGCGTGGTGGGCAATCCGCCGCCGCATATGCAAAGGGTGGATGGCGAACCGAAGGTGCCCAAGATTCACGATCTTTATATCGACATCGGCTGCAGCACCCGCAAGGCCGCCGAGAAACGCGTGCGTGTTGGCGATCCGATTACGGTGAACCAAAATTTCGAAATGCTGCACGGCGACCTCGCGGTGGGACGCGCCTTCGACAATCGCATTGGCACATGGGCCGTGGCGGAAGCATTACGATTACTGAAAGCTTCAAAGAAAAAACTCAACGCCGAAATTTGCGCGGTATCGAACACGATGGAAGAAGTCGGCTTATTCGGCGCACGGCAGATTGCGTATTCGCTGGACCCTGATGTGGCGTTGGTGGTCGACGTCACGCACGCGACGGATTATCCCGGAATCAACAAACAAGTCCATGGCGACGTGAAGATGGGCAAAGGCCCAACACTCACGCACGGCACGTGCAATCATCCCGAAGTGGTAAAGCGGCTCGAGGCGGTGGCGAAGAAGGCGCGCATCCCCGTGCAACACGAAACTGTGAGTGCCACTAGCGGCACGGACACGGACGCGATATTTTGGACACGCGGCGGCATCCCCAGCGCACTCATCAGCCTGCCCAATCGCTATATGCATTCTCCGGTGGAATTAGTGAACCTGAAGGACCTCGACCAAGTCGCCAAGTTGATGGCCGGTTTTTCCGAGAGCGTGAAGAAGGACGATTTGTTTACGGTGAACATCTAA
- the recG gene encoding ATP-dependent DNA helicase RecG produces MSEEASTNSALARPLADLPGVGSERAAQLARLKCLTAGDLLLHPPRRYEDRRDIRPIRDLSTEEMCLARGKIMVLGTNHLRGGRRMFEFVLEDESGSVRCRWWNCNYMDRLFHRGDEVLVYGKLTGGKRPGLDHPETEIIESDDDPTIHVNRIVPVYPLTEGMPQRWLRRVIFGLLEKHIDEIPEPNYTAAGLPSHRESIRQMHFPDDLDQAKAARRRLALDEFVELQSIIRRRRVTMQTKATALPCAGNGSFVNPFLQQLEFQLTDAQRTVQMEIESDLNGKHPMRRLLQGDVGSGKTVVAALALLRALESNYNGLLMAPTEILAEQHHRNFTQWLEPLGIRVRLHTGARKDTAETLFERNTPTIVVGTHALFQTGFALERVGLIVIDEQHKFGVTQRDRLVRKGHYPHLLVMTATPIPRTLGLTLYGDLDSSVIDELPAGRGEVRTHIRTPERWPKILVFLKTELAAGRQAFVIFPRVDNEDAAAGIKAVNAEAQKLAKAFVPHTVAVLHGRLKPEEKETVMTSFRKNQTQVLLATTVVEVGVDVPNATLMLIENAEQFGLAQLHQLRGRIGRGTHDSHCILLTSGKSAEANERLTVLAETNDGFKVAEADLQLRGPGELVGNDQSGLPAFKFGDLRRDLDLIELARHIALQIEAGR; encoded by the coding sequence GTGAGCGAGGAGGCTTCAACAAACTCAGCGTTGGCGCGGCCATTGGCCGATTTGCCGGGCGTGGGCAGCGAGCGGGCGGCGCAGCTGGCGCGGCTCAAGTGCCTCACCGCGGGCGATCTGTTGCTGCATCCACCACGGCGTTATGAAGATCGCCGCGACATTCGGCCCATCCGAGATTTATCAACCGAAGAGATGTGCCTTGCTCGCGGGAAAATTATGGTACTCGGCACCAACCATTTGCGCGGCGGACGACGAATGTTTGAGTTTGTGCTTGAGGATGAATCAGGCAGCGTGCGGTGCCGTTGGTGGAACTGCAATTATATGGACCGCCTCTTTCATCGCGGCGACGAGGTGCTGGTGTACGGCAAACTCACCGGCGGCAAACGCCCCGGATTGGATCATCCGGAAACAGAAATCATTGAAAGCGATGACGATCCCACCATACACGTGAACCGCATCGTGCCCGTGTACCCGCTCACCGAAGGCATGCCGCAACGCTGGCTGCGGCGTGTGATCTTCGGCTTGCTCGAAAAACACATCGACGAAATTCCAGAGCCAAACTACACCGCCGCCGGTTTGCCATCGCATCGCGAATCAATTCGCCAAATGCATTTCCCTGATGACCTCGACCAAGCCAAAGCCGCGCGCCGGCGCTTGGCGCTCGATGAATTTGTGGAACTTCAATCCATTATCCGCCGCCGCCGCGTGACGATGCAGACCAAGGCCACAGCACTCCCCTGTGCGGGCAATGGCAGTTTTGTAAACCCATTTTTGCAACAACTCGAATTCCAACTCACGGATGCACAACGGACCGTACAAATGGAAATCGAAAGCGACCTCAACGGCAAACATCCGATGCGGCGGTTATTGCAGGGCGATGTCGGTTCAGGCAAAACCGTCGTGGCCGCATTGGCATTGTTGCGTGCGTTAGAGAGCAACTATAATGGACTGCTCATGGCGCCGACGGAAATTCTCGCCGAACAACATCATCGCAATTTCACGCAATGGCTGGAGCCGCTGGGCATTCGCGTCCGGCTGCACACCGGCGCACGCAAAGATACCGCCGAGACTTTATTTGAAAGAAACACGCCGACCATTGTCGTTGGCACACACGCGCTGTTTCAAACGGGGTTCGCCCTCGAACGCGTGGGGCTCATCGTCATCGATGAGCAGCACAAATTCGGCGTCACTCAACGCGATCGTCTCGTCAGAAAAGGCCACTACCCGCACCTGCTGGTGATGACTGCCACGCCCATCCCGCGCACGCTCGGCCTCACGCTTTACGGCGATCTCGACAGCTCTGTGATTGATGAATTACCCGCCGGCCGAGGCGAAGTGCGTACCCACATTCGCACGCCGGAACGTTGGCCGAAGATTTTAGTATTTTTAAAAACCGAACTCGCCGCCGGCCGACAGGCGTTTGTGATTTTCCCACGGGTGGATAATGAGGACGCCGCCGCCGGCATCAAAGCAGTCAACGCCGAAGCCCAAAAACTCGCCAAAGCATTTGTCCCGCACACCGTCGCCGTGTTGCACGGCCGCCTCAAGCCGGAGGAAAAGGAAACGGTGATGACCAGCTTTCGCAAAAACCAAACCCAAGTGCTGCTCGCCACCACAGTGGTGGAAGTAGGCGTAGACGTGCCCAACGCCACGCTGATGCTTATCGAAAACGCCGAACAATTCGGCCTCGCCCAGCTTCATCAATTGCGCGGACGCATCGGACGCGGCACGCACGACAGCCATTGCATCTTACTCACAAGCGGCAAATCTGCCGAAGCCAACGAACGCCTTACTGTGTTGGCGGAAACCAACGACGGCTTCAAAGTTGCCGAGGCCGATCTCCAGCTCCGCGGCCCCGGCGAATTGGTTGGGAATGACCAAAGCGGACTGCCCGCGTTCAAATTTGGCGACCTGCGGCGCGACCTCGACCTCATCGAATTAGCGCGCCACATCGCGCTCCAGATCGAGGCTGGGCGGTAA
- a CDS encoding DUF2270 domain-containing protein, whose product MPELDEDNQSVSDAFIDKPTFSQDYITAMSHFYRGEVGRIMVWRQRLDTTTTWAITSTCTIFTVAFSFKEVPHLIFFFNLAIVMMMLWIEARRYRFYDAFRARVRMLEAHFIVPVLMRQEPKLEGNWRKLVAEDLLVPAFKVSMFESIGRRLKRNYAFITIIILTAWITKIFIHPPQSIEKITNLDSLYNALAIGGLASWFVALVMMGTFLSVIGITLYIAKHSSGEITEVGKSSRTNWMS is encoded by the coding sequence ATGCCCGAGTTGGACGAGGACAATCAGTCTGTGAGTGACGCGTTCATTGATAAACCCACTTTCAGCCAGGATTACATTACCGCGATGTCTCATTTTTATCGCGGCGAAGTCGGACGCATTATGGTTTGGCGACAACGGCTCGACACCACCACCACCTGGGCTATCACCTCCACCTGCACCATTTTTACTGTGGCGTTTTCCTTCAAAGAAGTGCCGCACCTGATTTTCTTTTTCAACCTCGCCATTGTGATGATGATGCTGTGGATCGAAGCGCGGCGCTATCGTTTTTACGACGCCTTCCGCGCACGCGTGCGAATGCTCGAGGCGCATTTCATCGTGCCCGTGCTGATGCGGCAGGAACCCAAGCTCGAAGGCAACTGGCGCAAACTCGTGGCCGAAGATTTATTGGTGCCCGCATTCAAGGTCAGCATGTTTGAATCCATCGGGCGACGCCTCAAGCGCAATTACGCGTTTATCACAATCATCATTCTCACGGCTTGGATCACAAAAATATTCATTCACCCGCCCCAGAGCATCGAAAAAATCACCAACCTCGACTCGCTCTACAACGCACTGGCCATTGGCGGGCTGGCAAGTTGGTTTGTCGCATTGGTGATGATGGGCACGTTTCTGTCCGTCATCGGCATCACGCTGTACATCGCCAAACATTCATCGGGCGAAATCACTGAGGTCGGCAAGAGCAGCCGCACCAATTGGATGAGCTAA
- a CDS encoding histidinol-phosphate transaminase, which produces MKLNPQLQHLPVYHGGRPLEEVARELGLPAAELIKLASNENPLGPSAKAVAAMREAAARVNLYPDGNAYYLREAVAEKLGITPANLIFGNGSNEIIEFVSRALLGPNTNIVVSQYCFAIYPIAAHLAGADCISVPARDFGHDLPAMREAITPETRIVFVANPNNPTGTRAPNEAVMDLVNDTPDDVLLVMDEAYFEFIDDAPDLLPLISEKQNLILMRTFSKIHGLAGLRVGYGIGHPDFIAALEKIRQPFNLNAIAQAAALAALEDAAHVHATRENNTEGLKFFENAFAEMDIETVPSHANFILVKVGDGKAMFEQLQQRGIITRAMGGYGLSEWIRISIGTPLENGRCLAALADLR; this is translated from the coding sequence ATGAAACTCAATCCGCAGCTTCAACACTTGCCGGTATATCACGGCGGACGCCCTTTGGAAGAAGTCGCACGCGAACTGGGTTTGCCCGCGGCGGAACTCATCAAGCTCGCCTCCAACGAAAACCCACTCGGCCCTTCGGCCAAAGCTGTTGCCGCAATGCGCGAAGCCGCGGCACGGGTGAATTTGTATCCGGACGGCAATGCGTATTATCTGCGCGAAGCTGTGGCCGAAAAGCTGGGCATCACTCCGGCCAACCTGATTTTTGGCAATGGCTCCAATGAAATCATTGAATTTGTATCGCGCGCTTTGCTGGGGCCGAACACCAACATTGTGGTTTCGCAATATTGTTTCGCCATTTATCCGATCGCCGCACACCTCGCCGGCGCAGATTGCATCAGCGTTCCCGCGAGAGATTTCGGCCACGATCTCCCTGCAATGCGAGAGGCGATCACGCCGGAGACGCGCATCGTGTTCGTCGCAAACCCCAACAACCCCACCGGCACGCGTGCGCCAAACGAGGCGGTAATGGATTTGGTGAATGACACTCCTGATGACGTGTTGCTGGTGATGGACGAAGCGTATTTTGAATTCATCGATGACGCGCCTGATTTGTTGCCGTTGATTTCCGAAAAGCAAAACCTGATTCTGATGCGGACCTTTTCAAAAATCCACGGCCTTGCCGGTCTCCGAGTGGGCTACGGGATTGGTCATCCGGACTTTATCGCCGCACTGGAAAAAATTCGGCAACCGTTCAATCTCAACGCCATCGCCCAGGCCGCCGCGCTGGCAGCGCTGGAGGATGCCGCACACGTCCACGCCACGCGCGAGAACAACACGGAAGGCTTAAAGTTTTTTGAAAATGCGTTTGCGGAAATGGACATCGAAACGGTGCCCTCGCACGCTAACTTTATTTTGGTAAAAGTCGGTGATGGGAAGGCGATGTTTGAACAACTCCAGCAACGCGGCATCATCACGCGCGCGATGGGCGGTTATGGGTTATCGGAATGGATTCGCATTTCCATTGGCACGCCGCTGGAAAACGGCCGTTGCCTTGCCGCGCTGGCAGATTTGCGTTGA
- the argA gene encoding amino-acid N-acetyltransferase: MKPTDLRGILQYIPRFRDKTFVIAADGAVVTHVNFANLLLDIAVLRSLNIRVVLVHGAAQQIATLAEERSATPSNLDGTGITDDATLKLALTAANGLTHEILEGFATNALRAANANAIVAHPLGILEGIDHRHTGKVERVDSELLQSLLAQGITPVIPPLGFDGEGNTFRLNSDAVALAVAKELKATKLIFISTEDGLSTDGQIIRQMISPKLEALLANNAESIPTPQRSKAEHAAEACAAGVPRVHLINGLVTEGLLAEVFSNEGIGTLIYANEYRQIRPAQKSDAGSILRLTREAMEDQHLLERTEAAIEEELGTYFIYEIDGNPVACVSLREFADVGELAHLYVSPSHGNVGIGQKLVQFVEDTARERGLGSLIALSTRAYSYFQSKAGYREGLSSDLPQARAAEYKAQGRNSKVLIKTLTD, encoded by the coding sequence GTGAAACCCACCGATCTCAGAGGAATCCTGCAGTACATCCCCCGCTTCCGCGACAAGACGTTTGTCATCGCGGCCGATGGCGCGGTAGTGACGCACGTGAATTTCGCAAACCTTTTGCTGGATATCGCCGTGCTGCGCTCACTCAATATTCGTGTGGTGTTGGTGCACGGCGCGGCACAGCAAATTGCCACACTTGCTGAGGAACGATCCGCCACGCCCAGCAATCTCGACGGCACAGGCATCACTGATGACGCCACGCTCAAGCTTGCCCTCACGGCAGCCAACGGCCTCACCCACGAAATTCTCGAAGGCTTTGCCACCAACGCCCTTCGCGCCGCCAATGCCAATGCGATCGTGGCCCATCCGCTCGGCATTCTTGAGGGCATCGATCATCGCCACACCGGCAAAGTCGAGCGCGTGGACTCTGAGCTGTTGCAATCCCTCCTCGCTCAAGGCATCACGCCGGTCATCCCGCCTTTGGGATTTGATGGCGAAGGCAACACGTTTCGATTGAACAGCGATGCCGTGGCGCTCGCGGTGGCAAAGGAATTAAAGGCCACCAAGTTGATTTTCATTTCCACCGAAGACGGTCTCAGCACCGATGGCCAAATCATTCGCCAGATGATCAGCCCCAAACTCGAAGCGTTGCTGGCCAATAACGCGGAAAGTATCCCTACGCCTCAACGCTCCAAAGCCGAACACGCCGCCGAGGCCTGCGCGGCGGGAGTTCCGCGCGTACATTTGATTAACGGATTGGTGACCGAAGGATTGCTGGCGGAGGTATTTTCCAATGAGGGCATTGGCACGTTGATTTATGCGAATGAATACCGCCAGATTCGCCCTGCGCAAAAAAGCGATGCCGGCAGCATCCTGCGGCTCACGCGTGAAGCGATGGAAGATCAACATTTGCTGGAACGCACGGAGGCAGCCATCGAGGAGGAACTGGGCACTTATTTCATTTATGAGATAGACGGCAATCCAGTGGCGTGCGTTTCCCTCCGTGAGTTTGCCGACGTAGGCGAGTTGGCGCATTTGTACGTAAGCCCGTCGCACGGCAACGTGGGCATCGGCCAAAAACTGGTGCAATTTGTGGAGGACACCGCGCGCGAACGCGGCCTGGGCTCACTGATTGCATTATCCACGCGGGCGTATAGTTATTTCCAATCCAAGGCCGGCTACCGCGAAGGGCTTTCGAGCGACTTACCCCAAGCGCGGGCAGCGGAATACAAAGCGCAGGGTCGCAATTCCAAAGTGCTCATCAAGACGCTCACCGACTGA
- a CDS encoding L,D-transpeptidase, with amino-acid sequence MNLPAAFTDACARLNIPVTDHCLHVNVAEQTLTHFHGDTSKISTVSTSKRGTGQEMDSFQTPLGLHCVCKKIGADEPVGTIFKGRRSIGIDGKGNPEALITDRILWLSGLEPDYNQGGTVDSHDRYIYIHGIGDESRLGKPNSQGCIHLSAADLLPLFDIAPEGTLVFISKN; translated from the coding sequence ATGAACCTCCCCGCGGCCTTCACTGACGCCTGCGCGCGGCTGAACATTCCCGTCACCGACCATTGTCTGCACGTCAACGTGGCTGAGCAAACGCTCACGCATTTCCACGGCGACACCTCAAAAATATCCACCGTCTCCACTTCCAAACGCGGCACGGGACAGGAAATGGATTCTTTCCAAACGCCTCTCGGCCTGCATTGTGTGTGCAAAAAAATTGGCGCGGACGAACCGGTCGGGACGATTTTTAAAGGCCGCCGCTCAATCGGCATCGACGGCAAGGGCAATCCCGAAGCACTTATCACTGATCGCATTTTATGGCTCAGCGGGTTGGAACCAGATTACAACCAAGGCGGCACTGTGGACAGCCACGACCGATATATTTATATCCACGGCATCGGGGATGAATCTCGCCTTGGCAAACCCAATTCACAAGGCTGCATCCACTTGAGCGCAGCAGATTTACTGCCGCTCTTTGATATCGCTCCAGAAGGCACGCTGGTTTTTATCAGCAAAAACTAA
- a CDS encoding glutamate-5-semialdehyde dehydrogenase, with product MNLTEQMTALAENAKAAAHLMTRLSTAEKNTCLLAMADAIEANSDAIKESNAKDMDTGRSMNLSQPMLDRLQLDDTRINAMANGLREVTALPDPVGRVLDERNQPSGLRLKKVAVPIGVVVMIYESRPNVTADAAGLCFKSSNVTILRGGKEALHSNQIIARLMTEAGQSACDAFPENAIQVVPTTERAAIPELLSLTELVDLCIPRGGEGLIRAVAECSKVPVIKHYKGICSVYLDAEADTAKAIAITLNSKTHRTGVCNAMETLLIDRSIATTLLPQVADALRQKGVELRVDELSADILRDHITAATAADWDTEFLDLICAVRVVNGVEGAITHINSHGSGHTDSIVTENQSTARRFQQEVDSSTVFWNASTRFSDGGEFGMGAEIGISTDKIGARGPMGLEELTTYKWIGEGDGLTRN from the coding sequence ATGAACTTAACCGAACAAATGACCGCGCTTGCGGAAAATGCCAAAGCCGCCGCGCACCTAATGACGCGACTAAGCACGGCGGAAAAAAATACCTGTCTCCTTGCGATGGCCGACGCCATCGAAGCCAACAGCGACGCGATCAAAGAATCTAACGCGAAGGACATGGACACCGGTCGGTCGATGAATTTATCGCAACCAATGTTAGACCGGCTACAGCTTGATGACACACGGATTAACGCGATGGCAAACGGGCTGCGTGAAGTGACAGCATTACCGGATCCGGTAGGACGCGTCCTCGACGAACGCAACCAACCCAGCGGGTTGCGCCTTAAAAAAGTCGCCGTGCCTATTGGGGTGGTGGTGATGATTTATGAATCGCGACCGAATGTGACGGCCGATGCGGCTGGGCTTTGTTTCAAATCCAGCAACGTGACGATTTTACGCGGCGGCAAAGAGGCGCTTCATTCCAATCAAATCATCGCTCGCCTCATGACCGAGGCTGGCCAAAGTGCTTGCGATGCGTTCCCCGAAAACGCCATCCAAGTAGTGCCTACCACCGAGCGTGCGGCAATTCCGGAACTGTTGTCACTCACGGAGCTGGTCGACCTTTGCATCCCGCGCGGCGGCGAGGGGCTCATTCGCGCGGTGGCTGAATGTTCAAAAGTGCCCGTCATCAAACATTACAAAGGCATTTGCAGCGTGTATTTGGATGCTGAAGCCGATACGGCAAAAGCCATCGCCATCACTCTTAATTCTAAAACCCATCGCACCGGCGTTTGCAACGCGATGGAGACGCTCCTCATCGATCGATCAATCGCAACCACTTTGCTGCCACAGGTGGCGGATGCACTGCGGCAAAAGGGCGTAGAATTACGTGTTGATGAACTCAGCGCGGACATTTTACGTGATCACATCACGGCCGCCACCGCTGCGGATTGGGACACAGAATTTCTCGATCTAATTTGCGCCGTGCGCGTGGTGAATGGAGTTGAGGGAGCCATCACGCACATTAATTCACACGGCTCTGGGCACACCGATTCGATCGTGACGGAAAACCAATCCACCGCGCGCCGTTTTCAACAGGAAGTTGATTCATCCACTGTTTTCTGGAATGCCTCAACTCGCTTTTCTGACGGTGGCGAATTTGGGATGGGCGCGGAAATCGGCATTAGCACCGACAAGATCGGCGCCCGCGGGCCAATGGGCTTGGAGGAGTTGACCACCTACAAATGGATCGGTGAGGGCGACGGGCTTACACGTAATTAA
- the ilvC gene encoding ketol-acid reductoisomerase: protein MPAKVYTDKDANLKDLKGKTLAVLGFGSQGHAHALNLKESGCKVVIGLYKGSKSRRVAKQKGFEVFDTDEAVRRADIIMVALPDTKQAACYKKDIEPNLVKGKTLVFSHGFSIHFKTIVPPKNVDIIMVAPKGPGHIVRRQFLEGKGVPSLIAVFQNPSRKAKKNALAWAKGIGGTRAGVLQTTFKEETETDLFGEQTVLCGGASALIQAGYEVLVEAGYQPEMAYFECLHELKLIVDLMNEAGISGMRFSISETAKWGDVSVGPKIIDASVKRRMKTALKEIQNGKFAKGWVREYENGYKRYNKLMKDGEKHNIEKVGARLRGLMPWMKKRVVGGAQASYE from the coding sequence ATGCCAGCAAAAGTATACACTGACAAAGATGCGAACCTGAAAGATCTCAAGGGCAAAACCCTTGCGGTGCTCGGGTTCGGCAGCCAAGGCCACGCGCACGCGCTCAATCTCAAAGAGAGCGGATGCAAGGTCGTCATCGGCCTTTACAAAGGCAGCAAGTCGCGCCGCGTGGCCAAGCAAAAAGGATTCGAAGTGTTCGACACTGACGAAGCCGTGCGTCGCGCCGACATCATCATGGTGGCTCTGCCGGATACCAAACAAGCGGCGTGTTATAAAAAAGACATCGAGCCGAATCTCGTCAAAGGCAAGACGCTTGTGTTTTCCCACGGGTTTTCCATTCACTTTAAAACCATCGTGCCGCCAAAGAATGTGGACATCATTATGGTGGCACCCAAAGGGCCGGGGCACATCGTGCGTCGGCAATTTTTGGAAGGGAAGGGCGTGCCTTCATTGATCGCGGTTTTTCAAAACCCTTCCCGTAAAGCGAAGAAGAATGCGCTCGCCTGGGCCAAGGGCATTGGCGGCACCCGTGCCGGTGTATTGCAAACGACTTTCAAAGAGGAAACGGAAACCGATTTGTTTGGCGAGCAAACTGTGCTATGCGGTGGCGCCAGCGCGTTGATCCAAGCGGGTTACGAAGTGCTGGTGGAAGCAGGGTATCAGCCGGAGATGGCTTACTTCGAGTGTTTGCACGAACTGAAACTCATCGTGGACCTGATGAATGAGGCCGGCATTAGTGGGATGCGTTTTTCTATTTCAGAAACAGCCAAATGGGGTGACGTGAGTGTGGGCCCCAAAATTATTGACGCCAGCGTAAAACGTCGGATGAAGACGGCGCTTAAGGAAATCCAAAACGGCAAGTTTGCCAAAGGCTGGGTTAGGGAATACGAGAACGGTTACAAGCGTTATAACAAATTGATGAAAGACGGCGAGAAACACAACATCGAGAAAGTAGGCGCCCGCCTGCGGGGCTTGATGCCGTGGATGAAAAAACGCGTGGTGGGCGGTGCTCAAGCCTCATATGAGTAA